The following nucleotide sequence is from Drosophila simulans strain w501 chromosome 3L, Prin_Dsim_3.1, whole genome shotgun sequence.
TCCAGCACCCGCCCCCGTGCAGTCCTTCGcctctgctcctgctcctgctttcGAGTCCTCCGGACCGGTGTTCGAGGCCGCCGCTTCCGCGCCCTCTGCCGCCCGCTCCGGATACGATTATAGCCAGCCCGCCGCCAGCCAGCAGGGATACAAGTACAAGACCGTCCGTCGCCGTGTGTTCAAGCACCGCGCTTAAACGATGATGATTATTATACGATAAAATGCGACAATAAAAAACGCGAatgttaaatttataaaaacatagTTTTATTTGAGCATTAAAACACTAATAAAGATAATATGATAATTGgataattatacaaaaatgatATGGTGTATAGTTTAGCAAAAgaagcacacaaaaaaaaaaaaaaaaactaaaaaacctAAAACAACATTTCAAAAGTGCTAAAATTCTTCCTAGCAAAGACAAAAATGTATCGCAAGATTCGTAGAGCAACAaccttaaattttattaataattgttaATTAGTACTGGAATGCAGTTTTTCAATGAACTATAGCTTCTGTATGAAATTATTCGgggtatataaatatatttatagctGAAGCCTTCTTAATGTTATGTTTTAGCtctttttattaaaactttatttttatttcttaccCATTACTTTCACTCAGCTGCTAATGATAAATTTGTGTGCAGCTTCACTTGTATTACTAGGCCAAATTCACGCCTGAAAATGAAGTTCAAAGAACCCATGCGTTATCGCATAAGTGTGCAGCGCACTTGGGCCAATAAATTTAAACGCTTTGATCTGACAAATTTACGGGACACTTTCGTTGTGCTTCAGAATATTCAATAGAATTTAAATTGGCGGCTATTCAATAAGAACAAATGGGTCACATTAAGCGCGGAATCGATTTCTCACGCTCGGCAACAGGTTTCGCTTTCAACTTTGGTCTTGTTTTGGGGGCTCGATGTGGGGATGCAACACAAAAGATCCCGAAAAGAGTATATAAGTTGCATCCGCAGCTGCTAACAGTCACTGGCACTTTAGCAATGGTAACAGATCAACGATAATCTAGGTTCCGTATTTCACCAATCTATTTCTATTTTAGAATGTCCTTGTGATCCTGGTTTTATGCCTTATGGCAATCGCATGTCTGGCGGACGTTTCCCATGTGAAACACCACAAGCACCAGCGGCATCATCACACCAGGGACCACGAAGATGACGATGAGGAGTCCCATTACCTACCTCCCCACGAGGAAAAGGAGGTGGAGCAACCTTATTACAAGAAGGAGAAGCACACCAGTGAAAAGGTGGTTTACCACAAGGAAGAGGAGCACGAGGAGCCCAAATACTACCAGGAGCATAAGGAGCATCACCATGAAGAGCCCAAAAAACAGAGAGTGGATCACTACCATCACTATGACAAGAAGCCAGAAGTAAAAACCCAGCACATCCACTACAAGCCTAGCAAGCCCCATGTCCGTACGGATTACAATCAGGACTTGTTCACCCCAGCTGCTACCCAAGTGGTTTATCGCCGCCGTCGTCCTAGTCGAATTCTATACGCCAGTGCCCCCAACTCGGTCTTCCATACCCACACGCAGATCAACGTGCAATCCCAGGACTCGGAATTGAATTCCCTTACTCGACCAGATCTTGCACAAGGAGCACAGGATCCTGCTGGGGCTCAAGCACCGACTGGAGCTCAGGCACCAGGCTTTCGACCCAACTGCCAGTTTGTTGGACCAGGAAACGTACCACCTGGCTGTGGACCCTCCGATCCTATAGGTGCCCAGCTACCAGCAAGTGCTTTGGCACCCACTGGTGCTAATCTTCCGGCCAATCAACCTGTTGCAGGCGGACAATTGGCTGTTCTGGGTAACGGTCAGCGACCACGTCCAGTTGGCTATGGAGGTGGATATGGCAACCGACTGAACTTTTTCGTTGATCCTTCGCTGGGCGCTCAGTTGGGAGCCATAGGAAATGCTGCAGCTGGAAATCAACAGGCTGCCGCAGGAGGTCAGCTTGCGGGAGGAGCTCAACTTGGAGGGAGCCAAGGATTCGACCCTTCTTTTGGTGCGCAAGCAGCTGCCGGAGGTCCATTTAACACTGGGTTTGGAGCTGGTCAAGCTCAAAGACCTGTGCAAAACCAATATGATCCCAATCTTCAGCTCGGTGGCCCATTTGATCCTTCTTTAGGTGCTCAATTGGGCGCAGGTCAGGGTGTTTCCAACCAAAGACCAAGTGGACAGGGAGCATTTGATCCTTCTGCGGGTGCTCAATTGGGCGCAGGTCAGGGTATTAACCAGAGACCAAGTGCACAGGGAGCATTTGATCCTTCGACAGGTGCCCAACTTGGAGCTGGACAGGGTATTTCTAACCAGAGACCCAATGCACAAGCACCCTTTGATCCCGCTTTGGGCGCTCAACTTGGAGCTGGACAAGGCGTGCCTAACCAGAGACCCAATGCAGCTGGACAGGGAGCTTTTGATCCCAATCAGGGACAGTCCGACCCCTCCATTGGAGCCCAATTGGCAGCGGGACAAGTTCCACGCCTCAACAACCG
It contains:
- the LOC6736788 gene encoding translation initiation factor IF-2, with translation MNVLVILVLCLMAIACLADVSHVKHHKHQRHHHTRDHEDDDEESHYLPPHEEKEVEQPYYKKEKHTSEKVVYHKEEEHEEPKYYQEHKEHHHEEPKKQRVDHYHHYDKKPEVKTQHIHYKPSKPHVRTDYNQDLFTPAATQVVYRRRRPSRILYASAPNSVFHTHTQINVQSQDSELNSLTRPDLAQGAQDPAGAQAPTGAQAPGFRPNCQFVGPGNVPPGCGPSDPIGAQLPASALAPTGANLPANQPVAGGQLAVLGNGQRPRPVGYGGGYGNRLNFFVDPSLGAQLGAIGNAAAGNQQAAAGGQLAGGAQLGGSQGFDPSFGAQAAAGGPFNTGFGAGQAQRPVQNQYDPNLQLGGPFDPSLGAQLGAGQGVSNQRPSGQGAFDPSAGAQLGAGQGINQRPSAQGAFDPSTGAQLGAGQGISNQRPNAQAPFDPALGAQLGAGQGVPNQRPNAAGQGAFDPNQGQSDPSIGAQLAAGQVPRLNNRRQRNRSNYQGLNVLNGNVFGQPHLQGPTNALGNQQDTNIIDGNFYSDPHHGHQRALVSVNPNQRSVLIPDDDYADDDGQLGFLGFAASNRQSSYVVAPKKLRSHRKRNNVDLKTSASEYDTDYREDGYHYQKPKQSFEF